The following proteins come from a genomic window of Halomarina ordinaria:
- a CDS encoding preprotein translocase subunit Sec61beta — MSRGQNSGGLMSSAGLVRYFDSEDRNAPQIDPKTVIAFGALFGLLVMVLGVV, encoded by the coding sequence ATGAGTCGCGGCCAGAACTCCGGCGGGTTGATGTCGAGTGCGGGTCTCGTCCGCTACTTCGACTCCGAGGACCGCAACGCACCACAGATAGACCCCAAGACCGTCATCGCCTTCGGCGCCCTCTTCGGGTTGCTCGTCATGGTCCTCGGCGTCGTCTGA
- a CDS encoding TIGR00341 family protein, with protein MRSVRAILPAGTRADVERALADLDLGPDGSYAVVGAADGEADVLLVTVETETVETLLGALRDAGVDDGGTVAVNEASVVLPAPDEGSDDEGSPAEGDGENDEDDGEATGGTVSREELQAAMREELRDPVEYAQFTVLSAVLACSGLVLDSPTVITGSMVVAPLLGPAIASSVGSVVGDDDLVRTGLLAQVGGIALAVASATAFALLVRLLVLPTLPFGELHQVVEFSEPVVFTLVIALVAGVGAALSLTSDVSTALVGVAVATAVVPPAAAIGIGAAYWRPPVLAGAAVLLLVNVLSINLTSLLTLWARGYLPDGLFERRRVRTVSARRTLALALSVLVVSAAVGYVTVNYRANATFAGEVDDTVAESEVEATAITVEYEAGLLTRAPATVVVHAAVAPDGAAERLATRLESETGRSVSVVVYEASGRAGEVDVDTDAEPSAGVSAPQPSKGSSSS; from the coding sequence ATGCGGTCCGTTCGAGCGATACTCCCGGCAGGAACCCGCGCCGACGTCGAGCGAGCGCTCGCGGACCTCGACCTCGGTCCAGACGGGTCGTACGCGGTCGTCGGGGCGGCCGACGGGGAGGCCGACGTGCTGCTGGTCACCGTCGAGACCGAGACCGTCGAGACGCTGCTCGGCGCGCTTCGCGACGCCGGCGTCGACGACGGCGGGACGGTCGCCGTGAACGAGGCGTCGGTCGTCCTCCCCGCCCCCGACGAGGGGAGCGACGACGAGGGGTCGCCGGCGGAGGGTGACGGCGAGAACGACGAGGACGACGGGGAAGCGACCGGCGGCACCGTCTCGCGTGAGGAACTCCAGGCGGCGATGCGCGAGGAACTCCGCGACCCGGTCGAGTACGCCCAGTTCACCGTACTGAGCGCGGTGCTCGCCTGCTCGGGACTCGTCCTCGACAGCCCGACGGTCATCACCGGGAGCATGGTCGTCGCGCCGCTGCTCGGCCCCGCCATCGCCTCCAGCGTCGGGAGCGTCGTCGGCGACGACGACCTCGTCCGGACGGGGCTCCTCGCGCAGGTCGGCGGCATCGCGCTGGCGGTCGCGAGCGCGACGGCGTTCGCCCTGCTGGTTCGGCTGCTCGTCCTCCCGACGCTCCCGTTCGGGGAACTCCACCAGGTGGTCGAGTTCTCAGAACCGGTCGTGTTCACGCTCGTCATCGCGCTGGTCGCGGGCGTCGGGGCCGCGCTCTCGCTCACCTCGGACGTGAGCACCGCGCTCGTCGGCGTCGCGGTGGCGACGGCCGTCGTCCCGCCCGCCGCGGCCATCGGTATCGGGGCCGCCTACTGGCGACCACCGGTCCTGGCGGGCGCGGCCGTCCTCCTGCTCGTCAACGTCCTCTCGATAAACCTGACGAGCCTGCTGACGCTCTGGGCACGGGGGTACCTGCCCGACGGGCTCTTCGAGCGACGCCGGGTGCGGACCGTCTCCGCCCGACGGACGCTGGCGCTGGCGCTCAGTGTCCTCGTCGTCTCCGCCGCCGTGGGGTACGTCACGGTAAACTACCGGGCGAACGCGACGTTCGCCGGCGAGGTGGACGACACCGTCGCCGAGAGCGAGGTCGAGGCCACCGCCATCACGGTCGAGTACGAGGCGGGGTTGCTCACGCGAGCGCCGGCCACCGTGGTCGTCCACGCGGCCGTCGCCCCCGACGGCGCGGCCGAGCGACTCGCGACGCGGCTCGAGTCGGAGACGGGGCGGTCGGTGTCGGTCGTCGTCTACGAGGCGAGCGGCCGAGCGGGCGAGGTGGACGTCGACACAGACGCGGAACCGAGCGCGGGCGTGAGCGCGCCTCAGCCCTCGAAGGGGAGTTCGAGTTCGTAG
- a CDS encoding thioredoxin family protein: MYGARESSGNPYFREQVSRSGPMTVTLKDFYADWCGPCKTQDPILEDIEDDWGDRFAVEKVNVDEEQDVANEYQVRSLPTLIIENDDGVVERFVGVTQREDIEDALEQAGA, from the coding sequence CTGTACGGGGCCCGCGAAAGCAGTGGAAACCCTTATTTCCGAGAGCAGGTTAGCCGTAGTGGACCGATGACTGTCACGCTCAAGGATTTCTACGCTGACTGGTGTGGCCCGTGTAAGACCCAGGACCCCATCCTCGAGGACATCGAGGACGACTGGGGCGACCGCTTCGCGGTCGAGAAGGTGAACGTCGACGAGGAGCAGGACGTCGCCAACGAGTACCAGGTACGCTCGCTCCCGACGCTCATCATCGAGAACGACGACGGCGTCGTCGAGCGGTTCGTCGGTGTCACCCAGCGAGAGGACATCGAGGACGCCCTCGAACAGGCCGGCGCATAG
- a CDS encoding archaemetzincin family Zn-dependent metalloprotease: MHVDIVPVGDVAPVVKREASSGVRSVYDCDVTVHSTQSIPDGSYDPSRGQHRAEEFIELASRIGDGDKNIAITPKDLFYRRRNYVFGLAYLDGNGSVISTYRLQTSSDGGIASKPASEVFADRVRKEVVHEIGHTLGLEHCDNNRCVMNFSPTVREVDMKEQNLCGTCSRLVH; this comes from the coding sequence ATGCACGTTGACATCGTGCCGGTCGGCGACGTCGCCCCCGTCGTCAAGCGCGAGGCTTCCTCGGGCGTCCGTTCGGTCTACGACTGCGACGTCACGGTCCACAGCACGCAGTCGATTCCCGACGGCTCGTACGACCCCAGCCGAGGCCAGCACCGCGCCGAGGAGTTCATCGAACTCGCGAGTCGCATCGGCGACGGCGACAAGAACATCGCCATCACGCCGAAGGACCTCTTCTACCGCCGGCGCAACTACGTCTTCGGCCTCGCCTACCTCGACGGCAACGGCAGCGTCATCTCGACGTACCGCCTCCAGACCTCCTCGGACGGCGGCATCGCCTCGAAACCCGCGAGCGAGGTCTTCGCCGACCGCGTCCGCAAGGAGGTCGTCCACGAGATCGGCCACACGCTCGGCCTCGAACACTGCGACAACAACCGCTGCGTGATGAACTTCTCGCCGACCGTCCGCGAGGTCGACATGAAAGAGCAGAACCTCTGTGGGACCTGCTCGCGACTCGTCCACTGA
- a CDS encoding bifunctional nuclease family protein — MNASIEAVRVAGTTDGPAPMVLLGVEGTTDVLPIVIGFEEAASIARGQDAVDIGRPLTHDLLLDVVEELGGRVDRVAVSSVSDETYVADLHLNTPREDVVVDARPSDALSLAARTNCPISIDEGVFEAGREPEERFAELDDIREVAQ; from the coding sequence ATGAACGCGTCTATCGAAGCGGTCCGCGTCGCCGGCACGACCGATGGTCCCGCGCCGATGGTCCTGCTCGGGGTGGAGGGTACCACCGACGTCCTCCCCATCGTCATCGGGTTCGAGGAGGCCGCGAGCATCGCCCGCGGGCAGGACGCCGTCGACATCGGCCGCCCGCTCACCCACGACCTGCTGCTCGACGTGGTCGAGGAACTCGGCGGCCGCGTGGACCGCGTCGCCGTCTCGTCGGTCAGCGACGAGACGTACGTCGCGGACCTCCACCTGAACACCCCGCGCGAGGACGTCGTCGTCGACGCCCGGCCGAGCGACGCGCTGTCGCTCGCCGCGCGGACGAACTGCCCCATCAGTATCGACGAAGGGGTGTTCGAGGCTGGGCGCGAACCCGAGGAGCGGTTCGCCGAACTCGACGACATCCGCGAGGTGGCTCAGTGA
- a CDS encoding NOG1 family protein codes for MTYEDLPTVPRAEELIDKAFSRAARAGRAKSGAEAQQSMLQTAGNVLSDNLQNVVTSWPDFDAVDPFYRDLADAVIPASGDTPAGVDGLRTHLSEVMWAGRQAGHIRDEYQSKLRGVDADLARKHRKQAFARLADVTREVEDDLLALGEARDTLKTLPDIRPDEPAVVIAGYPNVGKSTFVNHVTNARNEVASYPFTTTQVRVGHVERDRIRYQLIDTPGLLDRPQAERNGIERQAVSALEHLADCILVFVDASAECGYPVETQLALRDELVERFADIPVLTVCTKADRARDIDADVYLSVTEEEGVEALLDAAVEAVDYELELPFEG; via the coding sequence ATGACCTACGAAGACCTCCCCACCGTTCCGCGGGCGGAGGAACTCATCGACAAGGCGTTCTCGCGGGCGGCGCGGGCGGGCCGCGCGAAGTCCGGCGCGGAGGCCCAGCAGTCGATGCTCCAGACTGCGGGCAACGTCCTCTCGGACAACCTCCAGAACGTGGTGACGTCGTGGCCCGACTTCGACGCCGTCGACCCGTTCTACCGCGACCTCGCGGACGCCGTCATCCCGGCGTCGGGCGACACGCCGGCCGGTGTCGACGGCCTGCGCACCCACCTCTCGGAGGTGATGTGGGCGGGGCGACAGGCCGGCCACATCCGCGACGAGTACCAGTCGAAACTCCGCGGCGTCGACGCCGACCTCGCACGCAAGCACCGGAAGCAGGCGTTCGCCCGCCTCGCCGACGTCACCCGCGAGGTCGAGGACGACCTGCTGGCGCTCGGCGAGGCCCGCGACACGCTGAAGACGCTGCCGGACATCCGCCCCGACGAACCGGCGGTCGTCATCGCTGGCTACCCGAACGTCGGCAAGTCCACGTTCGTCAACCACGTGACGAACGCCCGGAACGAGGTGGCCTCCTACCCGTTCACGACGACGCAGGTGCGCGTCGGCCACGTCGAGCGCGACCGCATCCGCTACCAGCTCATCGACACGCCCGGCCTCCTCGACCGCCCGCAGGCGGAGCGAAACGGCATCGAGCGCCAGGCCGTGAGCGCGCTCGAACACCTCGCCGACTGCATCCTCGTGTTCGTCGACGCGAGCGCGGAGTGCGGCTACCCCGTCGAGACGCAACTCGCCCTGCGGGACGAACTGGTGGAACGGTTCGCGGACATCCCCGTCCTCACGGTCTGTACGAAGGCCGACCGCGCGCGCGACATCGACGCCGACGTCTACCTCAGCGTCACCGAGGAGGAGGGCGTCGAGGCCCTCCTCGACGCGGCCGTCGAGGCCGTCGACTACGAACTCGAACTCCCCTTCGAGGGCTGA
- a CDS encoding UPF0146 family protein, which yields MKSATRNALLARLSRYDRVVEVGIGVHDDVARALAAAASPPTTVLATDVHDRPTPPGVEFVRDDITRPTRSVYEGADALYALRLPPELHRPTWDVAREVGATFHFTTLGADPPEVPVGRETLPGTTLFTARERGVVA from the coding sequence GTGAAATCGGCAACACGCAACGCGCTCCTGGCGCGCCTCTCGCGGTACGACCGCGTCGTCGAGGTCGGTATCGGCGTCCACGACGACGTCGCGCGCGCCCTGGCCGCCGCCGCTTCACCCCCGACCACCGTTCTCGCCACCGACGTTCACGACCGACCGACGCCCCCCGGCGTCGAGTTCGTCCGCGACGACATCACCCGCCCGACGCGGTCGGTGTACGAGGGGGCCGACGCGCTCTACGCGCTCCGCCTCCCGCCGGAACTCCACCGCCCGACGTGGGACGTCGCCCGCGAGGTGGGGGCGACGTTCCACTTCACCACCCTCGGTGCCGACCCGCCCGAGGTGCCGGTCGGCCGCGAGACGCTGCCCGGGACGACGCTGTTCACCGCCCGCGAGCGCGGGGTGGTGGCGTGA
- the pdxT gene encoding pyridoxal 5'-phosphate synthase glutaminase subunit PdxT, with protein sequence MTLIAGVVAVQGDVSEHAEAIRRAAAAHDETAEVREVRTAGVVPECDVLLMPGGESTTISRLLASAGIDEEIRDHVAAGKPLLATCAGLIVASTDAKDDRVHPLDLLDVTVDRNAFGRQVDSFEAPLDVTGLDDPFPAVFIRAPLIDAVGEGVEVLAEWEGRPVAVREGPVVATSFHPELTPDSRLHRLAFFDALPAR encoded by the coding sequence ATGACACTCATCGCCGGCGTCGTCGCCGTCCAGGGCGACGTCTCGGAGCACGCCGAGGCCATCCGCCGGGCGGCCGCCGCCCACGACGAGACGGCCGAGGTGCGCGAGGTACGAACCGCCGGAGTGGTCCCCGAGTGCGACGTCCTGCTCATGCCGGGCGGGGAGTCGACGACCATCTCGCGGCTCCTCGCCTCGGCGGGCATCGACGAGGAGATACGCGACCACGTCGCGGCCGGCAAACCCCTGCTCGCGACCTGTGCGGGCCTCATCGTCGCCAGCACCGACGCGAAGGACGACCGGGTGCACCCGCTCGACCTGCTCGACGTCACCGTCGACCGCAACGCCTTCGGCCGCCAGGTCGACAGCTTCGAGGCCCCCCTCGACGTGACCGGCCTCGACGACCCCTTCCCGGCCGTGTTCATCCGCGCGCCGCTCATCGACGCCGTCGGCGAGGGCGTGGAGGTGCTCGCCGAGTGGGAGGGCCGCCCTGTCGCGGTGCGCGAGGGCCCGGTCGTCGCCACCTCCTTCCACCCCGAACTGACGCCCGACTCGCGGCTCCACCGACTGGCCTTCTTCGACGCGCTCCCGGCGCGCTAG
- a CDS encoding DUF5518 domain-containing protein has translation MVNWRAVLIGFGIELVLGIVGFAVPILGHLTAAIVGGFAAGYIARGGVGNGAWHGLLAGAFGGLVIALVVGIGGSALLAVFGGPGGLLGGLGITAVAVVLWFVLSIPSAVGGALGAALA, from the coding sequence ATGGTCAACTGGCGTGCCGTCCTCATCGGGTTCGGCATCGAACTGGTCCTCGGTATCGTCGGCTTCGCGGTCCCAATCCTCGGGCACCTCACCGCCGCCATCGTCGGTGGGTTCGCCGCGGGCTACATCGCGCGCGGCGGCGTGGGCAACGGCGCCTGGCACGGCCTGCTCGCCGGCGCGTTCGGCGGGCTCGTCATCGCCCTCGTGGTCGGCATCGGCGGCAGCGCGCTGCTCGCCGTCTTCGGCGGGCCGGGCGGCCTCCTCGGCGGCCTCGGCATCACCGCCGTCGCGGTCGTCCTCTGGTTCGTGCTCTCGATTCCCTCCGCGGTCGGCGGCGCCCTCGGCGCGGCGCTCGCCTGA
- a CDS encoding PHP domain-containing protein has product MDYDYHVHSTYSDGSFLRWMVRGAERAGLDGVGVADHCTVSDRESMRRARRDHGFNLDLTYERRREAIEGVREDTDLRVFDAVELDYDPRDEAAIRAFTEAAAFDYTIGSVHTVDDVNVQVPSVFADMPDERRQEFVDDYFDSLVSLVDSELFEVAAHPDLVERNPELQGYATDAHYRRAAEAFTRSRTVPELNAGRVLRDYGEFHPAPPFLSVLREFDVPITLGSDAHRPDELPARHERIREYRAEAGLDLYELDV; this is encoded by the coding sequence ATGGACTACGACTACCACGTCCACTCCACGTACTCGGACGGGAGTTTTCTCCGCTGGATGGTCCGCGGCGCGGAGCGTGCGGGCCTCGACGGCGTCGGCGTGGCCGACCACTGTACCGTCTCCGACCGGGAGTCGATGCGACGGGCCAGGCGCGACCACGGGTTCAACCTCGACCTCACCTACGAGCGCCGCCGCGAGGCCATCGAGGGGGTGCGCGAGGACACCGACCTGCGCGTGTTCGACGCGGTCGAACTCGACTACGACCCCCGCGACGAGGCCGCCATCCGCGCGTTCACCGAGGCGGCGGCGTTCGACTACACCATCGGGAGCGTCCACACCGTCGACGACGTGAACGTGCAGGTGCCGTCGGTGTTCGCCGATATGCCCGACGAACGTCGCCAGGAGTTCGTCGACGACTACTTCGACTCGCTCGTCTCGCTCGTCGACTCCGAACTCTTCGAGGTGGCCGCCCACCCGGACCTCGTCGAGCGCAACCCCGAACTCCAGGGGTACGCCACCGACGCCCACTACCGCCGGGCGGCCGAGGCGTTCACTCGCTCCCGGACCGTCCCCGAACTCAACGCCGGGCGCGTCCTCCGTGACTACGGCGAGTTCCACCCCGCGCCGCCCTTCCTCTCGGTCCTCCGGGAGTTCGACGTGCCCATCACCCTCGGGTCCGACGCCCACCGCCCCGACGAACTCCCCGCACGCCACGAACGTATCCGCGAGTACCGCGCGGAGGCGGGCCTCGACCTCTACGAACTGGACGTGTGA
- a CDS encoding ASCH domain-containing protein has translation MTERDAADLLPNDRVRQLALDGDVTQIHRGNQYAEPGDTFEVEGTTFEVTAVDHRTLGDLTDEDARAEGSADLAAYRERMERVHHGGFEWDDEAAVVRHRFQAQS, from the coding sequence ATGACGGAGCGAGACGCGGCCGACTTGTTGCCGAACGACCGGGTGCGACAGCTGGCGCTGGACGGCGACGTGACCCAGATACACCGCGGCAACCAGTACGCCGAGCCGGGCGACACCTTCGAGGTGGAGGGGACGACGTTCGAGGTGACGGCGGTCGACCACCGCACCCTCGGCGACCTCACCGACGAGGACGCGCGAGCGGAGGGGTCGGCGGACCTCGCGGCCTACCGAGAGCGCATGGAGCGCGTCCACCACGGCGGCTTCGAGTGGGACGACGAGGCGGCGGTCGTCCGCCACCGCTTCCAGGCGCAGTCCTGA
- the hisE gene encoding phosphoribosyl-ATP diphosphatase, protein MSDDVLRELFDVIEDRKATLPEDSYTTSLFTHEKGENAVLEKLGEETTELLLAAKDDDREELAHESADLVYHLLVLLSMKGMDVDDLLAELRSRR, encoded by the coding sequence GTGAGCGACGATGTCCTCCGCGAGCTGTTCGACGTCATCGAGGACCGCAAGGCGACGCTCCCCGAGGACTCCTACACGACCTCACTGTTCACCCACGAGAAGGGCGAGAACGCCGTCCTCGAGAAGCTGGGGGAGGAGACGACCGAACTACTCCTCGCCGCGAAGGACGACGACCGCGAGGAACTCGCCCACGAGAGCGCCGACCTCGTCTACCACCTGCTCGTCCTGCTCTCGATGAAGGGGATGGACGTCGACGACCTCCTCGCGGAACTGCGCTCGCGGCGCTGA
- a CDS encoding TIGR01548 family HAD-type hydrolase — translation MTLAVDTVVLDIDGVLIDVSKSYRRAIVESIDRVYGDTIDHDTIQLFKDAGGFNDDWELTHAAALLVLARRHGYEYSTVTFTEAIAASGGGVAGAEAVVADVLDPDERERVLAAWDREALTDTFQQLYLGAERYRELEGGEPSLETRGFIHDETVLVEDGTLGTLVERYDVGVVTGRPAAEAAIALDRVGLDVPEEYLFTMDSDAPGKPAPDALVTLAERFGSEALAFAGDTLDDVKTAVNAEAADPDRDYHGVGILTGGLEGETGRRKFEEAGAHAVCESVNDLPAELEPR, via the coding sequence GTGACCCTCGCCGTCGACACCGTCGTCCTCGACATCGACGGCGTGCTCATCGACGTCTCGAAGTCGTATCGCCGCGCCATCGTCGAGTCCATCGACCGCGTCTACGGCGACACCATCGACCACGACACCATCCAGCTGTTCAAGGACGCCGGCGGGTTCAACGACGACTGGGAACTCACCCACGCCGCCGCCCTGCTGGTGCTCGCCCGACGCCACGGCTACGAGTACTCGACGGTGACGTTCACCGAGGCCATCGCGGCCAGCGGCGGCGGCGTCGCGGGCGCGGAGGCGGTCGTCGCGGACGTGCTCGACCCGGACGAGCGCGAGCGCGTGCTCGCCGCGTGGGACCGCGAGGCGCTCACCGACACCTTCCAGCAGCTCTACCTCGGGGCCGAGCGCTACCGCGAACTCGAGGGCGGCGAACCCTCGCTGGAGACGCGGGGGTTCATCCACGACGAGACGGTCCTCGTCGAAGACGGCACGCTCGGGACGCTCGTCGAGCGCTACGACGTGGGCGTCGTGACCGGACGCCCCGCGGCGGAGGCGGCCATCGCCCTCGACCGCGTCGGCCTCGACGTCCCCGAGGAGTACCTGTTCACGATGGACTCCGACGCCCCGGGCAAGCCCGCCCCGGACGCGCTCGTGACGCTCGCAGAGCGTTTCGGGAGCGAGGCCCTCGCCTTCGCCGGCGACACCCTCGACGACGTGAAGACGGCCGTCAACGCCGAGGCCGCCGACCCCGACCGCGACTACCACGGCGTCGGCATCCTCACCGGCGGCCTCGAAGGCGAAACGGGCCGACGGAAGTTCGAGGAGGCCGGCGCCCACGCGGTCTGCGAGAGCGTCAACGACCTCCCCGCGGAACTCGAACCGCGCTGA
- the npdG gene encoding NADPH-dependent F420 reductase — MRIALCGGTGDIGEALALRWAYHTSHEILVGSRDPERARGKAEEYETELDSRGVDAEVKGFANEMAADRADVVVLAVPAYHLVDTVEAIADRLDEDTVVVTPAVGMKRDDAGLHYNPPGAGSVAALCADAVPEGVPLVGAFHNLAAGRLADLDADVEWDTLVFGDDPDAKDIVSLLAEEIAGLRALDAGGLANASEVESVTALLINVAANNDGLHDLGVRFQ, encoded by the coding sequence ATGCGAATCGCACTCTGTGGCGGCACCGGCGACATCGGCGAGGCGCTGGCGCTGCGCTGGGCGTACCACACCTCCCACGAGATACTGGTCGGCTCGCGCGACCCCGAACGCGCCCGCGGGAAGGCCGAGGAGTACGAGACGGAACTCGACAGCCGCGGCGTCGACGCCGAGGTGAAGGGCTTCGCCAACGAGATGGCCGCCGACCGCGCCGACGTGGTCGTCCTCGCCGTCCCGGCGTACCACCTCGTCGACACCGTCGAGGCCATCGCCGACCGCCTCGACGAGGACACCGTCGTCGTCACGCCCGCCGTCGGGATGAAGCGCGACGACGCCGGGCTCCACTACAACCCCCCGGGTGCGGGGAGCGTCGCCGCCCTCTGTGCCGACGCCGTCCCCGAGGGCGTCCCGCTGGTCGGGGCGTTCCACAACCTCGCGGCCGGCCGCCTGGCCGACCTCGACGCAGACGTCGAGTGGGATACCCTCGTCTTCGGCGACGACCCCGACGCGAAGGACATCGTCTCGCTGCTCGCCGAGGAGATAGCGGGCCTGCGCGCGCTCGACGCCGGCGGCCTCGCCAACGCGAGCGAGGTGGAGTCGGTGACGGCGCTGCTCATCAACGTCGCCGCGAACAACGACGGACTGCACGACCTGGGCGTTCGGTTCCAATAG